In one window of Nicotiana tabacum cultivar K326 chromosome 12, ASM71507v2, whole genome shotgun sequence DNA:
- the LOC107820216 gene encoding putative protein phosphatase 2C 9: MVKLCFFGANCGQCVGGESSSSSGRGRSHEGNTKYGFSLVKGKADHRMEDYHVAKFVQIEGHELGLFAIYDGHLGDEVPSYLQKHLFANILKEDEFWVDPRRAITKAYEKTDQAILSNNSNLGRGGSTAVTAILINSLRLWVANVGDSRAVLSRGGQAIQMTIEHEPNTERASIEDRGGFVSNMPGDVARVNGQLAVSRAFGDKSLKSHLRSDPDILDIYVDVNCDVLILASDGLWKVMSNQEAVDIARSVKDPQKAAKQLTAEALKRDSKDDISCVVVRFR; encoded by the exons ATGGTTAAGCTGTGCTTTTTTGGTGCTAACTGTGGCCAG TGCGTAGGTGGAGAGTCGTCTTCTAGTTCTGGTAGAGGAAGAAGCCACGAGGGCAATACTAAGTATGGTTTCAGCCTAGTGAAAGGGAAGGCTGATCATCGGATGGAAGATTACCATGTCGCTAAATTTGTACAGATAGAAGGACACGAGCTTGGCTTATTTGCTATTTATGATGGTCATTTGGGGGATGAGGTTCCTTCTTATCTGCAGAAACATCTGTTTGCCAATATCTTAAAGGAG GATGAGTTTTGGGTTGATCCACGCAGAGCAATCACAAAAGCCTACGAAAAAACTGACCAGGCAATACTTTCGAATAATTCTAATTTGGGCCGAGGTGGGTCCACTGCTGTCACCGCTATTCTGATAAATAGCCTAAGATTGTGGGTAGCTAATGTGGGAGATTCACGAGCTGTTCTTTCTCGGGGTGGTCAAGCTATTCAGATGACAATAGAACATGAGCCAAATACAGAACGAGCCAGCATTGAGGACAGAGGAGGTTTTGTCTCAAATATGCCAG GGGATGTTGCAAGAGTGAATGGTCAGCTGGCTGTTTCTCGTGCTTTTGGAGATAAGAGTCTTAAATCACATTTGCGATCAGATCCTGATATTCTAGATATCTACGTTGATGTCAATTGTGATGTTCTTATCCTTGCAAGTGATGGTCTTTGGAAG GTGATGTCTAATCAAGAGGCAGTCGATATAGCTAGAAGTGTTAAAGATCCCCAGAAAGCAGCCAAGCAATTAACAGCTGAAGCATTGAAGAGAGACAGCAAAGATGACATATCTTGTGTCGTCGTCAGATTTAGGTGA